From the Leptospira sp. WS60.C2 genome, one window contains:
- a CDS encoding adenylate/guanylate cyclase domain-containing protein, whose product MKKSIVDEILISREMKNERTVAIVRFVIFSFASFLDYLSYFQIISYTVVSPTLITLLLDTIIWVFAGIVLIFLNQTTYKPYLKFFTITFDYTIIGLMILFDPTVQKGDGVFNFIAMISAIFVYQLNLLRHSKIGTIYGAILAFIFLFVIFFSLDDGYPIDFLPMLIGLGMILAIGYVTTVSNIEMVKEANAKQMMERYLPSQLVSEFYKNKAQLEPGGEMKEVTILFSDIRSFTKFSEQRSAEEVVSFLNQYLSRMTDIIFNFNGTIDKFIGDAIMTIFGAPFKRNDDALRAVQCAVAMIQEIEKLNQNMTKPENRLEVGIGIHTGEAIVGNIGSDRRLDYTVIGDNVNLASRIEGLTKHYNCPILISEVTFKQLEGRYSITDGFEIREIDKVIVKGKTKPITVYEVVCFSE is encoded by the coding sequence ATGAAAAAATCAATTGTCGACGAGATTTTAATCTCCAGAGAAATGAAAAACGAAAGGACTGTCGCCATTGTTCGATTCGTTATCTTTTCGTTTGCATCCTTTTTGGATTACCTTTCCTATTTCCAAATCATTAGTTATACTGTCGTCTCTCCTACATTAATTACACTCTTGTTGGATACAATCATTTGGGTATTTGCAGGAATCGTTTTAATTTTCTTAAATCAAACTACCTACAAACCATATTTGAAATTTTTTACGATTACCTTCGATTATACGATCATAGGCCTAATGATTCTATTCGATCCCACTGTGCAGAAAGGAGATGGTGTTTTCAATTTTATCGCAATGATTAGTGCGATCTTTGTTTATCAACTCAATCTACTCAGGCATTCAAAAATTGGTACTATCTATGGAGCCATTTTAGCTTTTATCTTTTTATTTGTGATATTTTTTAGTCTAGATGATGGATACCCCATCGATTTTCTACCAATGCTGATTGGGTTAGGTATGATCCTTGCCATTGGCTATGTCACAACTGTTTCCAATATTGAAATGGTAAAAGAAGCCAATGCCAAACAAATGATGGAACGATATCTTCCGTCACAATTAGTCAGCGAATTCTACAAAAACAAGGCACAGTTGGAACCTGGCGGAGAAATGAAAGAAGTGACTATCCTTTTTTCTGACATCAGATCGTTTACAAAATTTTCAGAGCAACGATCAGCCGAAGAGGTTGTTTCTTTCCTAAACCAATATTTATCTCGCATGACAGACATTATATTTAATTTCAATGGCACGATAGATAAGTTTATAGGCGATGCGATCATGACAATTTTTGGAGCTCCTTTCAAACGAAATGATGATGCTCTCCGTGCCGTCCAATGCGCTGTTGCGATGATCCAAGAGATCGAAAAACTAAACCAAAATATGACCAAACCTGAAAATCGGCTTGAGGTGGGAATTGGAATCCATACCGGAGAGGCGATTGTGGGAAACATTGGTTCGGACCGTAGATTAGATTATACCGTTATTGGTGACAATGTGAACTTAGCATCCAGAATCGAAGGATTAACTAAACATTACAATTGCCCTATCTTAATTTCAGAAGTAACTTTCAAACAATTAGAAGGAAGATACTCGATTACAGACGGATTTGAAATTCGTGAAATTGATAAAGTGATTGTGAAGGGAAAAACGAAACCCATCACGGTATATGAAGTGGTTTGTTTTTCAGAATAA
- a CDS encoding ATP-binding protein gives MTSMRAKQIRFIGYLSVIFVSLSILNSLAMLFFFGISLFSLFGFFIAFLFYIIHLLNQQGNHFLAKSLILLIFNFAIVNISSSQGIGSGSILLYFPLLSLYFLIFETYQWRWIIIWTFISCLGYYGLERSGYTLFRFGNLPKIETSILFQFNLGLSFIGELLIMLVFIRVTRELEKSFAQKTKEAKASMQDLLIAKENAERAAQARSLFLSSMSHEIRTPINSIIGFTHLLLEDELKEEQKSFLSMIDFSSKNLLVIINDILEFNKMEAGKVSIERIPFDFFALMENIYQSILLKTKEKNLIFELNIHPGIPNHLIGDPTRLSQILFNLLSNAVKFTSQGNISVFIDLLKLENKEATIRFVVKDTGIGIPNEKQETIFDQFTQADSSTTRKYGGTGLGLSIVKKLIELHGSRIQLQSEEGIGSEFSFDLLFSVATSNTLANKNPMVLEPKNTIHNTDKLILVVDDNDLNLKVAYQFIKKCGYECRLASSGREALKILESEPIVLVLMDLQMPDWDGFVTTKIIRDKGIKTPIVALTADVAINVTNKVKDSGFVDIIYKPFQPKDLMEKLKFYLF, from the coding sequence ATGACATCAATGCGAGCAAAACAAATTCGTTTTATTGGATACTTGAGTGTTATCTTTGTCTCCCTTTCTATCTTGAATTCATTGGCGATGTTATTCTTTTTTGGCATATCGCTCTTTTCACTTTTCGGATTTTTTATCGCATTTTTATTTTATATAATCCATCTCTTAAATCAACAAGGGAATCATTTTTTAGCAAAATCTCTTATTTTACTTATTTTTAACTTTGCAATTGTAAATATATCTAGCTCACAAGGAATTGGATCTGGTTCTATCCTATTATATTTTCCTTTGTTAAGTTTGTATTTTTTGATTTTTGAAACATACCAGTGGCGCTGGATTATTATTTGGACTTTTATATCCTGTCTGGGCTATTATGGATTGGAACGTTCTGGATATACTTTATTTCGATTCGGAAATTTACCCAAAATAGAAACAAGTATTCTTTTTCAATTTAATTTAGGTTTAAGTTTTATTGGTGAACTTTTGATTATGTTGGTTTTCATTCGTGTAACTCGTGAATTAGAAAAATCGTTCGCTCAAAAAACAAAGGAAGCAAAAGCTTCAATGCAAGATTTGTTGATCGCGAAAGAAAACGCAGAAAGAGCTGCACAAGCTAGATCTTTATTTCTTTCTTCTATGAGTCATGAAATTCGAACACCAATCAATTCGATTATTGGATTTACACATTTGTTGTTAGAGGATGAACTAAAGGAAGAACAGAAAAGTTTTCTCTCTATGATCGACTTTTCTTCTAAAAATCTGTTGGTGATCATTAACGATATACTTGAGTTTAATAAAATGGAAGCTGGTAAGGTTTCGATCGAACGAATCCCATTTGATTTTTTCGCTCTTATGGAAAATATATACCAATCCATTCTATTAAAAACGAAAGAGAAAAACTTAATTTTTGAATTAAATATCCATCCTGGAATTCCCAATCATTTAATCGGAGATCCAACTAGGCTTAGTCAAATTCTATTTAATTTATTATCGAATGCTGTCAAATTTACAAGTCAGGGAAACATAAGTGTTTTTATTGATTTACTAAAACTTGAAAACAAAGAAGCTACGATACGGTTTGTTGTTAAAGATACCGGTATCGGAATCCCAAATGAAAAACAGGAAACTATATTTGATCAATTCACCCAAGCGGATTCTTCCACAACTCGAAAATATGGTGGGACAGGTCTTGGACTTTCGATTGTCAAAAAACTGATCGAACTTCATGGATCAAGGATTCAATTACAATCAGAAGAAGGAATAGGGAGTGAGTTTTCTTTTGACTTACTATTTTCTGTTGCAACTTCAAATACATTGGCAAACAAAAATCCAATGGTTTTGGAGCCAAAAAATACCATCCATAACACTGATAAGCTGATCCTTGTTGTCGACGATAATGATTTGAATCTCAAAGTTGCCTATCAATTCATAAAGAAATGTGGTTATGAGTGCAGACTGGCCTCTAGCGGAAGGGAAGCTTTGAAAATTTTAGAATCAGAGCCCATTGTCTTGGTATTGATGGATTTACAAATGCCTGATTGGGATGGGTTTGTAACCACAAAAATCATTCGAGACAAGGGAATAAAAACACCTATCGTTGCTTTGACTGCAGATGTTGCTATCAATGTGACAAACAAAGTAAAGGACTCAGGATTTGTGGACATCATCTATAAGCCGTTTCAACCGAAAGATTTAATGGAAAAATTAAAATTTTATCTTTTTTGA
- a CDS encoding GGDEF domain-containing protein yields the protein MTLNHKSSEAKTKSRSEKFQTANLARCIYTLAMVIIFYIFQQPWIVFVGSIHLVFSISWFLLIEYDILIEKELWWSGYVPATFDLIWLTVLAYGTGHITSFFILGYLGSIALSSMTLDRNYGKYNAFLATVLFSGMGFLVYYEILPLVNIMMPPVKPTLLSVIISSILLGGSAFMVNKIVSRLFYSLTDVNQKLLAIAMTDPLTGISNRRSFLSNLEIEIARQQRSHSPYPISFLLFDLDHFKTINDTYGHEIGDLVLIEFASVLKNSLRKQDFPSRWGGEEFLVMLPNTDIDGAIIVAEKIRTTFHSLAINIKDKQLQSSASVGISVLENQDDLPETIIQKADQCLYEAKRRGRNQVVSEKNLKQ from the coding sequence ATGACATTGAATCATAAGAGCTCAGAAGCAAAGACCAAAAGCCGTTCGGAAAAATTCCAAACAGCAAATTTAGCTCGTTGTATCTATACGCTAGCAATGGTAATCATATTTTATATCTTCCAACAACCTTGGATCGTTTTTGTAGGCTCGATTCATCTTGTTTTTTCAATTTCCTGGTTTCTCCTAATTGAATATGACATACTCATAGAAAAGGAACTCTGGTGGAGTGGTTATGTTCCAGCTACATTTGATCTCATTTGGCTAACCGTTCTTGCGTATGGAACAGGTCATATCACTTCCTTTTTTATCCTAGGATACCTAGGTTCGATTGCTTTAAGTAGCATGACCCTAGATCGAAACTACGGTAAGTATAATGCTTTCCTTGCAACTGTGTTGTTCAGTGGTATGGGATTTTTAGTTTATTATGAAATCTTACCGTTAGTTAATATCATGATGCCACCAGTAAAACCAACGTTATTAAGTGTCATCATCTCCTCCATTTTATTAGGAGGGAGTGCGTTTATGGTCAATAAAATTGTTTCTAGATTATTCTATTCGCTAACAGACGTGAATCAGAAGTTATTAGCTATCGCCATGACAGATCCATTGACTGGCATTTCCAATCGACGGTCATTTCTCTCCAATTTAGAAATTGAAATTGCAAGACAGCAGAGAAGTCACTCGCCTTACCCGATTAGCTTTCTTTTGTTTGATCTTGATCATTTTAAAACGATCAATGATACCTATGGCCATGAGATCGGAGACCTCGTACTCATAGAATTCGCAAGTGTTTTAAAAAACTCACTTCGGAAACAAGACTTTCCTTCTCGTTGGGGAGGAGAAGAGTTTTTAGTGATGTTACCAAACACAGATATCGATGGTGCCATTATAGTTGCCGAAAAAATTCGAACTACATTTCATTCCCTAGCGATCAACATCAAAGACAAACAATTGCAAAGTTCAGCAAGTGTTGGTATTTCTGTATTGGAAAACCAAGATGATTTACCAGAAACGATCATTCAGAAAGCGGATCAATGTTTATATGAAGCAAAAAGAAGAGGACGAAACCAAGTTGTTTCTGAAAAAAATCTAAAGCAGTAA